A genomic segment from Amycolatopsis camponoti encodes:
- a CDS encoding GNAT family N-acetyltransferase produces MATVAECPADDGFLLALMTAMTAELVVVYDLPPDARPRPLDPASRYLLARDGARAIGCCAVEPISPGLYELKRMFVAPDARGTGVSSALIAESERLARSGGGVRLRLETGVRQPAAMRLYERAGYRRVPNFPPHEADPESVCYEKVLRPEERREAGGQTSRSRDS; encoded by the coding sequence GTGGCGACCGTCGCCGAATGCCCGGCCGACGACGGGTTCCTGCTGGCGCTGATGACGGCGATGACGGCCGAGCTGGTCGTGGTCTACGACCTGCCCCCGGACGCGCGCCCGCGGCCGCTGGACCCCGCGAGCCGCTACCTGCTGGCCCGCGACGGCGCACGGGCGATCGGGTGCTGCGCGGTGGAGCCGATTTCGCCGGGCTTGTACGAGCTGAAACGGATGTTCGTCGCCCCGGACGCGCGGGGGACCGGGGTGTCGAGCGCGCTGATCGCGGAGTCCGAACGGCTGGCCCGCAGTGGCGGGGGAGTGCGGCTGCGGCTGGAGACGGGCGTGCGGCAGCCGGCGGCGATGCGGCTGTACGAACGGGCCGGGTACCGGCGGGTGCCGAACTTCCCGCCGCACGAAGCCGATCCCGAGTCGGTTTGCTACGAGAAGGTGCTGCGCCCGGAAGAACGTCGCGAGGCAGGCGGTCAGACGTCGAGGTCCAGGGACAGCTGA
- a CDS encoding CobW family GTP-binding protein: protein MRKIPVVLVAGFLGAGKTTLLNHLLANREGARVGVVVNDFGSVNVDALAVAGQVDTMVSLGNGCLCCAVDAAGLDAMLARLSSAEAGIDVIVVEASGIAEPRDLIRLMIASENPDIRYGGLAEVVDAAEFEAARERHPELADHLRLADLVVLNKADRVSAGALAKVTATVEELAPGRPLLVTSHGRVDPKLFFDPEPRGERLGQLSFDDLREDDHSEHLHARYETVTFTAGTPLAPKAFVEFLERRPAGLYRMKGQADFAAGERFRLHTVGGFVQLERSAWPDGAPRRTELVLIGAGLDTDAVLADLDRCVAPDPSALDERGLMYITRYLPD from the coding sequence GTGCGCAAGATCCCCGTGGTCCTCGTCGCCGGGTTCCTCGGCGCGGGCAAGACGACGCTGCTCAACCACCTGCTCGCCAACCGCGAGGGCGCCCGGGTCGGCGTCGTCGTCAACGACTTCGGCAGCGTGAACGTCGACGCGCTGGCCGTCGCCGGCCAGGTCGACACGATGGTCTCGCTCGGCAACGGCTGCCTGTGCTGCGCGGTCGACGCCGCCGGGCTCGACGCCATGCTGGCGCGGCTTTCCTCGGCCGAGGCGGGGATCGACGTCATCGTCGTCGAAGCCAGCGGCATCGCCGAGCCGCGCGACCTGATCCGGCTGATGATCGCCAGCGAGAACCCGGACATCCGGTACGGCGGGCTCGCGGAGGTCGTGGACGCCGCCGAGTTCGAGGCCGCGCGCGAGCGGCACCCCGAACTGGCCGACCACCTGCGGCTGGCCGACCTGGTGGTGCTGAACAAGGCCGACCGGGTGTCCGCGGGGGCGCTGGCCAAGGTCACCGCGACGGTCGAGGAGCTGGCGCCGGGCCGCCCGCTGCTGGTCACCTCGCACGGGCGCGTGGACCCGAAGCTGTTCTTCGACCCCGAGCCCCGCGGCGAGCGCCTCGGCCAGCTGTCGTTCGACGACCTGCGCGAGGACGACCACTCGGAGCACCTGCACGCGCGCTACGAGACGGTGACGTTCACGGCCGGGACGCCGCTCGCGCCGAAGGCGTTCGTCGAGTTCCTCGAGCGGCGGCCGGCCGGGCTCTACCGGATGAAGGGCCAGGCGGACTTCGCCGCGGGCGAACGCTTCCGGTTGCACACCGTGGGCGGCTTCGTGCAGCTCGAGCGGTCGGCGTGGCCGGACGGCGCGCCGCGGCGCACGGAGCTGGTGCTGATCGGCGCGGGTCTCGACACCGACGCGGTGCTGGCCGACCTGGACCGGTGCGTCGCCCCGGACCCGTCGGCGCTCGACGAGCGCGGGCTGATGTACATCACCCGGTACCTGCCGGACTGA